The Streptomyces sp. Mut1 genome window below encodes:
- a CDS encoding terpene synthase family protein, with amino-acid sequence MPQPFTLPDFYVPYPARLNPHVEEARQHTRTWARAIGMLEGSGIWEEKDLEAHDYALLCAYTHPDCSAEALSLVTDWYVWVFFFDDHFLELFKRTPDREGGKRYLDRLPAFMPMERGAPTPEPENPVEAGLADLWARTVPAMSDAWRVRFAESTRNLLNESLWELANINEGRIANPVEYIEMRRKVGGAPWSAGLVEYAAGAEVPEAVADERALRVLRDAFSDGVHLRNDLFSYQREVEDEGENSNGVLVLERFLDCSTQEAAEAVNDLLTSRLQQFENTALTELGPLCAAKGLDPARTAAVLAYVKGLQDWQSGGHEWHMRSSRYMNDGGAAGAEPGFGMAAASIRFTRRSESARLRDHSHVPYQHVGPSLLPDFDLPFGTTLSPHLEGARERMVVWADRMGILQPQPGVPGSHIWDEERLRAIDLPLCAAGIHPDATPDELDLSSGWLAWGTYGDDWFPVVHGRSRDLAGARLANERLSLFMPLDGSAPPEPVNALERGLGDLWQRTAGPMDDAGRRAFRKSVEDMTESWLWELANQAQNRIPDPVDYVEMRRMTFGSDLTMSLCRVGHGRKVPQEIYESGPLRSLENAAADYAALLNDLFSYQKEIEYEGEVHNGVLVVQNFFGVDYPTGMAILYDLMKSRLRQFLHVAEHELPVLYDDFELDAEARETLAGYVQELKHWLAGILIWHRGCRRYREEDLRRGTGAPWHLSGPTGLGTSSAQVAALFGQLSGQLSGVSV; translated from the coding sequence ATGCCTCAGCCGTTCACCCTGCCGGATTTCTATGTTCCGTATCCGGCGCGTCTCAATCCCCATGTGGAGGAGGCCCGACAGCACACGAGGACGTGGGCGCGGGCCATAGGGATGCTGGAGGGGTCCGGTATCTGGGAGGAGAAGGACCTCGAAGCCCACGACTACGCGCTGTTGTGCGCGTACACCCATCCCGACTGCTCGGCCGAGGCGCTGTCGCTCGTCACGGACTGGTACGTGTGGGTCTTCTTCTTCGACGACCACTTCCTGGAGTTGTTCAAGCGCACCCCGGACCGGGAGGGCGGCAAGCGCTACCTGGACCGGCTGCCCGCGTTCATGCCGATGGAGCGCGGCGCGCCGACGCCCGAGCCGGAGAATCCGGTCGAGGCGGGGCTCGCGGACCTGTGGGCGCGGACGGTGCCGGCGATGTCGGACGCGTGGCGGGTCCGGTTCGCGGAGTCGACGAGAAACCTGCTCAACGAGTCGCTGTGGGAGCTCGCCAACATCAACGAGGGCCGCATCGCGAACCCCGTCGAGTACATCGAGATGCGCCGCAAGGTGGGCGGGGCCCCCTGGTCGGCGGGTCTGGTGGAGTACGCGGCGGGGGCCGAGGTACCGGAGGCGGTGGCCGACGAGCGGGCGCTACGGGTGCTGCGCGACGCGTTCTCCGACGGTGTCCATCTGCGCAACGACCTCTTCTCCTACCAGCGCGAGGTGGAGGACGAGGGCGAGAACAGCAATGGCGTGCTGGTCCTGGAGCGCTTCCTCGACTGCTCGACGCAGGAGGCGGCCGAGGCGGTGAACGATCTGCTGACGTCCCGGCTCCAGCAGTTCGAGAACACGGCCCTGACCGAGCTGGGTCCCCTGTGCGCGGCGAAGGGCCTGGACCCGGCGCGGACGGCGGCGGTGCTCGCGTACGTCAAGGGCCTCCAGGACTGGCAGTCCGGCGGCCACGAGTGGCACATGCGCTCCAGCCGCTACATGAACGACGGCGGGGCCGCCGGGGCCGAGCCGGGCTTCGGGATGGCGGCGGCGTCCATCCGGTTCACCCGCCGCTCGGAGTCCGCCAGGCTGCGTGACCACAGCCATGTGCCCTACCAGCACGTGGGCCCGTCCCTGCTGCCCGACTTCGACCTGCCGTTCGGCACGACGCTCAGCCCGCATCTGGAGGGGGCCAGGGAGCGGATGGTCGTCTGGGCCGACCGGATGGGCATCCTTCAGCCGCAGCCCGGGGTGCCCGGTTCGCACATCTGGGACGAGGAACGGCTGCGGGCGATCGACCTGCCGCTGTGCGCGGCCGGTATCCACCCGGACGCGACGCCGGACGAGCTCGATCTGTCGTCGGGGTGGCTGGCCTGGGGAACGTACGGCGACGACTGGTTCCCGGTGGTCCACGGGCGGAGCCGGGACCTGGCGGGGGCCCGGCTGGCCAATGAGCGCCTGTCGCTGTTCATGCCGCTGGACGGGAGCGCTCCGCCGGAGCCCGTCAACGCGCTGGAGCGCGGGCTGGGCGATCTGTGGCAACGCACCGCCGGGCCGATGGACGACGCCGGCAGGCGGGCGTTCCGCAAGTCGGTGGAGGACATGACGGAGAGCTGGCTGTGGGAGCTGGCGAACCAGGCGCAGAACCGGATTCCCGACCCGGTGGACTACGTCGAGATGCGGCGTATGACGTTCGGCTCGGATCTGACGATGAGCCTGTGCCGGGTCGGGCACGGCAGGAAAGTGCCGCAGGAGATCTACGAGAGCGGTCCGCTGCGCTCCCTGGAGAACGCGGCCGCCGACTACGCGGCCCTGCTGAACGATCTCTTCTCGTACCAGAAGGAGATCGAGTACGAGGGTGAGGTGCACAACGGTGTGCTGGTGGTGCAGAACTTCTTCGGGGTGGACTACCCGACGGGGATGGCGATCCTGTACGACCTGATGAAGTCGCGGCTGCGGCAGTTCCTCCATGTCGCCGAGCACGAACTGCCCGTCCTGTACGACGATTTCGAGCTCGACGCCGAGGCGCGGGAGACCCTCGCCGGCTATGTGCAGGAGCTGAAGCACTGGCTCGCGGGCATTCTGATCTGGCACCGGGGCTGCCGGCGCTACCGCGAGGAGGATCTGCGGCGCGGCACCGGCGCCCCGTGGCACCTGAGCGGTCCCACGGGGCTCGGCACTTCGTCGGCGCAGGTGGCGGCGCTGTTCGGTCAGCTGTCGGGTCAGCTGTCCGGGGTCAGCGTGTAG